A genomic region of Persephonella marina EX-H1 contains the following coding sequences:
- the rplR gene encoding 50S ribosomal protein L18, whose translation MAVKTRREKRLIRHKRIRKKVFGTAERPRMAFFKSLNNLYVQIIDDEAGHTLVSASTIDKDFVEKYGVRGGKNIEMAKKLGEFIAEKALAKGIQNVVFDRGGFIYHGKVKAFADAAREKGLKF comes from the coding sequence ATGGCTGTAAAAACAAGAAGGGAAAAAAGATTAATAAGACATAAAAGAATAAGAAAAAAGGTTTTTGGAACAGCTGAAAGACCAAGAATGGCATTTTTCAAAAGCTTAAATAACCTGTACGTACAGATAATTGATGATGAAGCAGGACATACACTCGTAAGTGCCTCAACGATTGATAAAGATTTTGTTGAGAAGTATGGTGTGAGAGGCGGAAAGAATATAGAGATGGCCAAAAAGTTAGGTGAGTTTATAGCTGAGAAGGCACTTGCTAAAGGTATTCAGAACGTTGTTTTTGATAGAGGTGGTTTTATATACCACGGTAAGGTTAAAGCTTTTGCAGATGCAGCAAGAGAAAAAGGACTGAAATTTTAA
- the rplN gene encoding 50S ribosomal protein L14 produces MIRRGTYLNTADNSGAKKVQCIGIPKKVNFGKQTDFATLGDVITVTVKDALPNGAAKKGKVYKAVVVRTAKEVSREDGSYIKFDDNAVVLLNNNLEPIGTRILGPVAREIRAKGFYRIVSLAPEVI; encoded by the coding sequence ATGATACGTAGAGGAACATATTTAAATACAGCTGATAACTCAGGAGCGAAAAAGGTTCAGTGTATAGGTATACCAAAAAAGGTAAACTTTGGAAAACAGACTGACTTTGCAACACTTGGTGATGTTATCACTGTAACTGTTAAAGATGCTCTCCCAAATGGAGCTGCCAAAAAAGGAAAGGTTTACAAAGCTGTTGTTGTAAGAACAGCTAAGGAAGTAAGCAGAGAGGATGGAAGCTACATAAAGTTTGATGACAATGCTGTGGTTCTCTTAAATAACAACCTTGAGCCTATAGGAACCCGTATCTTAGGACCGGTTGCCCGTGAGATAAGGGCTAAAGGATTCTACAGAATAGTGTCTTTAGCACCGGAGGTAATATAA
- the rplF gene encoding 50S ribosomal protein L6 gives MSRIGKKPIDIPKGVEVKVGEGNFVTVKGPKGELSYKFNPELKINVEENQVKVERPNDSSFMRAIHGTTRALIANMIKGVTEGFTVELEIVGIGYRANMKGKAIELQLGYSHPIHFEPPEGVQIAVEGNIIKVSGIDKQKVGQVAAKIRDFRKPDPYKGKGIRYKGEVIKLKAGKSVGK, from the coding sequence ATGTCAAGGATCGGTAAAAAACCTATTGATATACCAAAAGGGGTTGAAGTTAAGGTAGGAGAAGGAAACTTTGTTACAGTTAAAGGACCAAAAGGAGAGCTATCCTACAAATTCAATCCTGAACTGAAGATAAATGTTGAAGAAAATCAGGTAAAAGTAGAAAGACCTAATGACAGCTCTTTTATGAGAGCTATTCATGGGACAACAAGAGCTTTAATAGCAAATATGATAAAAGGTGTGACAGAAGGTTTCACAGTTGAGCTTGAGATTGTGGGTATAGGTTACAGAGCAAACATGAAAGGGAAAGCTATAGAGCTTCAGCTCGGTTACTCTCACCCGATACATTTTGAGCCACCTGAAGGTGTTCAGATCGCTGTTGAGGGGAACATCATAAAGGTTTCAGGTATAGACAAGCAGAAGGTTGGACAGGTTGCAGCAAAGATAAGAGATTTCAGAAAACCTGACCCTTACAAAGGAAAGGGTATAAGATACAAGGGTGAAGTTATAAAACTGAAAGCTGGAAAATCTGTTGGTAAATAA
- the secY gene encoding preprotein translocase subunit SecY, whose protein sequence is MIDKIKNVLEIKELRERIIFTLLMLALYRLGTHIPVPGVDTAALQHYFNAAGGALFNIYNLFSGGALGRLSVFALGIMPYISAAIIMQLLTAVIPTLERYQKEEGDYGRWKITQYTRYLTIGIAGFQSFALSLWISNLKTETGQALISENAIVFVLMTTVIVTTGTVFLMWVGEKITEFGIGNGISMLILASIVVSIPNAIIQSYELLRAGDLTVFQVGVALAIIIVVVAGIIYIQEAERRIPIQYARRNVGIGASTASYIPFKLNPAGVIPIIFAVALLMFPATIAQMFVEQSQIARMIVDYLSPQSYVYFIFYVGLIIFFAYFYTAILINPNDIADNLRKSGAFIPGIRAGSQTAEYLNHVLSRIVFPGSIFLASIAVLPMFLIKWLNVPFYFGGTSALIVVVVALDTLHQIEAHLAMKKYEGFLKRS, encoded by the coding sequence TTGATAGATAAAATAAAAAATGTACTGGAGATAAAAGAGCTTAGGGAGAGGATAATATTTACTCTCCTTATGCTCGCTCTTTATAGACTCGGAACTCATATTCCTGTTCCAGGTGTTGATACTGCAGCCCTTCAGCATTATTTCAATGCTGCTGGCGGAGCTCTGTTCAATATTTATAACCTTTTCTCAGGTGGTGCATTAGGAAGATTATCAGTTTTTGCCCTCGGTATAATGCCTTACATCTCTGCTGCTATTATAATGCAGCTTCTAACAGCTGTTATTCCTACACTTGAAAGATACCAGAAGGAAGAAGGTGATTACGGTAGATGGAAGATAACACAGTACACAAGATATCTTACTATTGGTATAGCAGGATTTCAGTCATTCGCCCTTTCCCTATGGATAAGTAATCTTAAAACTGAGACAGGTCAGGCATTGATATCTGAGAATGCTATTGTCTTTGTTCTTATGACAACCGTTATCGTCACAACAGGAACTGTTTTTCTTATGTGGGTTGGGGAGAAGATAACGGAGTTTGGTATAGGAAACGGTATATCTATGCTGATACTTGCAAGTATCGTTGTCAGTATACCAAATGCGATAATCCAGTCTTACGAGCTTCTTAGAGCTGGAGATCTTACAGTATTTCAGGTTGGGGTTGCCTTAGCGATAATAATTGTTGTTGTTGCAGGTATCATTTACATACAGGAAGCTGAAAGGCGGATCCCTATACAGTATGCAAGAAGGAATGTTGGTATAGGAGCATCAACAGCATCTTACATACCTTTCAAGCTTAACCCTGCAGGTGTTATACCGATCATATTTGCAGTTGCACTTTTAATGTTCCCTGCAACAATAGCACAGATGTTTGTAGAACAGAGCCAGATAGCGAGAATGATAGTTGATTATCTCTCGCCACAGAGCTATGTTTACTTCATATTCTATGTAGGACTGATCATATTCTTCGCATATTTCTATACAGCTATACTTATAAACCCAAATGATATAGCTGATAATCTGAGAAAAAGCGGAGCTTTTATACCAGGTATAAGAGCGGGAAGTCAGACAGCTGAGTATCTTAATCATGTACTTTCAAGAATAGTATTCCCTGGATCTATATTCCTCGCTTCTATAGCTGTCTTACCTATGTTCCTTATAAAATGGCTTAATGTTCCGTTCTACTTCGGTGGAACATCAGCACTTATCGTTGTTGTTGTTGCACTTGATACACTTCACCAGATAGAGGCTCATCTCGCCATGAAAAAATATGAAGGATTCCTGAAAAGGAGTTAA
- a CDS encoding type Z 30S ribosomal protein S14 — MARKALWAKSFLKEPKFKTRKHARCPLCGRPRGYLRQFDMCRICFRERALRGEIPGVKKASW; from the coding sequence ATGGCACGTAAAGCACTTTGGGCAAAATCATTTTTAAAAGAGCCTAAATTCAAAACAAGAAAACATGCAAGATGCCCTCTATGTGGAAGACCAAGGGGGTATTTAAGACAGTTTGATATGTGTAGAATATGCTTCAGGGAGAGAGCTTTAAGAGGTGAGATCCCTGGAGTTAAAAAAGCGAGCTGGTAA
- the rplB gene encoding 50S ribosomal protein L2, translating into MGVRKLKPVTNGTRHAILYDFSEITKKEPEKSLTEPLKKKAGRNNQGRITVRHKGGGHKRLYRIIDFKRDKWGVPAKVAAIEYDPNRSARIALLHYADGEKRYIIWPEGLKVGDTVVAGPDAEIKVGNALPLENIPVGTFIHNIELTPGKGGQLVRAAGMSAQILGRQGDYVQVRLPSGEIRLIHKKCMATVGTVGLAEHELIKLGKAGRARWLGIRPTVRGTAMNPVDHPHGGGEGKTFGKHPVSPWGQPTKGYKTRRGAKYSDKFIIKRRGK; encoded by the coding sequence ATGGGTGTTAGAAAGTTAAAGCCTGTTACAAATGGAACAAGACATGCGATACTTTACGATTTTTCTGAGATAACAAAGAAAGAGCCTGAGAAATCACTTACAGAGCCTTTAAAGAAAAAGGCTGGAAGAAACAATCAGGGAAGAATAACTGTAAGACATAAAGGTGGCGGACACAAAAGACTCTACAGAATTATAGATTTCAAAAGGGACAAATGGGGTGTTCCTGCGAAGGTAGCGGCAATAGAATACGATCCTAACAGATCAGCAAGAATAGCATTACTCCATTATGCTGATGGTGAGAAAAGGTACATAATATGGCCTGAGGGTCTTAAGGTTGGCGACACTGTTGTTGCTGGACCTGATGCAGAGATAAAGGTAGGAAACGCACTTCCACTTGAAAACATACCTGTTGGTACATTTATACACAATATTGAGCTCACACCTGGAAAAGGTGGACAGCTTGTTAGAGCAGCTGGTATGTCTGCACAGATACTTGGTAGACAGGGAGATTACGTTCAGGTAAGACTTCCATCAGGTGAGATAAGGCTGATCCATAAAAAATGTATGGCAACAGTTGGAACTGTTGGTCTTGCAGAGCACGAGCTTATAAAACTCGGAAAGGCAGGTAGAGCAAGATGGCTCGGAATAAGACCAACGGTTAGAGGTACAGCTATGAACCCTGTTGATCACCCACACGGTGGTGGTGAAGGAAAAACATTTGGTAAACATCCAGTTTCACCATGGGGTCAGCCTACAAAAGGTTACAAAACAAGACGTGGTGCTAAATACTCTGATAAATTCATAATCAAACGTAGAGGTAAATAG
- the rplP gene encoding 50S ribosomal protein L16, whose translation MSLLQPKKLKWRKQQRGRMKGKASRRNYVAFGEYGLQALEPCWMTSRQIESARIAIVREAKKGAKVWIRVFPHKPVTRKPAETRMGKGKGDLDHFVAVVKPGHILFELSGVPEEVAAEAFRKAGHKLPIKTRLVKAREEV comes from the coding sequence ATGTCTCTCTTACAGCCAAAGAAGTTAAAATGGAGAAAACAGCAAAGGGGAAGAATGAAAGGTAAAGCTTCCCGTAGAAATTATGTTGCGTTTGGTGAGTACGGTCTTCAGGCACTTGAGCCGTGCTGGATGACATCAAGACAGATAGAGTCTGCCCGTATCGCTATAGTAAGGGAAGCTAAAAAAGGTGCGAAGGTATGGATAAGGGTTTTCCCTCATAAACCTGTTACAAGAAAACCTGCTGAAACAAGAATGGGTAAAGGGAAAGGTGATCTTGACCATTTTGTAGCTGTTGTAAAACCAGGACATATACTTTTTGAGCTTTCAGGTGTTCCTGAAGAGGTTGCAGCTGAAGCATTCAGAAAAGCAGGACACAAACTTCCAATAAAAACAAGACTTGTAAAAGCAAGGGAAGAGGTGTAA
- the rpsC gene encoding 30S ribosomal protein S3, which yields MGQKVHPIGFRLGVTKDWKSKWFADKKKYGQLLHEDVKIRKFVEERYKQAGIADVIIERLGEKVRIKILASKPGIVIGRKGAEVEELNKVLQAVTNAKDVTVNVDEVKKPELNAKLVAEDIALQLERRVSHRRAMKRAIDNAMKAGAKGIKVQVGGRIGGVDLARKEWFMAGRMPLQTIRADIDYGTARASTKYGILGVKVWIYKGDKLAEQKEEVLKKIEEELHTV from the coding sequence GTGGGTCAGAAAGTACATCCTATAGGATTTAGATTAGGTGTAACAAAAGACTGGAAATCAAAATGGTTTGCAGATAAGAAAAAATACGGTCAGCTTTTACATGAAGATGTAAAAATAAGAAAGTTTGTTGAAGAAAGGTACAAGCAGGCAGGGATAGCTGATGTAATAATAGAGAGACTTGGAGAGAAGGTAAGAATAAAGATATTGGCCTCAAAACCAGGTATTGTTATCGGAAGAAAAGGGGCTGAGGTTGAAGAGCTGAACAAGGTTCTCCAGGCTGTTACAAATGCAAAAGATGTTACAGTAAATGTTGATGAGGTTAAAAAGCCAGAACTTAATGCTAAGCTTGTTGCTGAAGATATAGCCCTTCAGCTTGAGAGAAGGGTTTCTCACAGAAGAGCGATGAAGAGAGCTATAGACAACGCTATGAAAGCCGGTGCAAAAGGTATAAAGGTTCAGGTCGGTGGAAGGATAGGTGGTGTTGATCTTGCCAGAAAGGAATGGTTTATGGCTGGAAGAATGCCACTTCAAACAATAAGAGCCGATATAGATTACGGAACAGCAAGAGCATCAACAAAATACGGGATATTAGGTGTTAAGGTCTGGATATACAAAGGTGACAAGCTTGCTGAGCAGAAAGAGGAAGTTCTCAAGAAGATAGAAGAGGAACTTCATACAGTCTAA
- the rplV gene encoding 50S ribosomal protein L22 has product MAEATKKEARAVLRYARTSPTKARQVINLIRGKDVGVALALLQGLNKRAARMVEKLLKSAISNAEQKDMDIDNLYIKEIRAEDGPILKRYIPRAYGRATMIKRRFSHIYITLAERE; this is encoded by the coding sequence ATGGCAGAAGCTACAAAGAAAGAGGCGAGAGCTGTTTTAAGATATGCAAGAACTTCCCCAACAAAAGCGAGACAGGTTATTAACCTGATCAGAGGAAAGGATGTTGGAGTTGCCCTTGCTTTACTACAGGGGCTTAATAAGAGAGCTGCAAGGATGGTTGAGAAGCTTCTCAAAAGTGCTATCTCAAATGCTGAGCAGAAGGATATGGATATTGATAACCTTTACATTAAAGAGATCAGAGCTGAAGACGGACCTATACTCAAAAGGTATATCCCCAGAGCTTACGGTAGGGCAACAATGATCAAAAGACGTTTTTCACACATTTATATAACCTTAGCTGAAAGGGAATAA
- the rplX gene encoding 50S ribosomal protein L24, whose translation MVKTKLKKGDTVIVIAGKEKGKIGKIKQILRDENPNKIRVIVEGVNVGKKHVKHIEGIREGGIFEIERPIHISNVAYYDESKGEKVKIGIRIREEGNKVIKERYNKKTGETIDIIYEKEKK comes from the coding sequence ATGGTTAAAACAAAGCTGAAAAAAGGTGACACTGTAATAGTTATCGCAGGTAAGGAAAAGGGAAAGATAGGAAAGATAAAGCAGATATTAAGGGATGAAAACCCTAATAAGATAAGGGTTATTGTTGAAGGTGTTAATGTTGGTAAGAAACATGTGAAGCATATTGAAGGTATAAGGGAAGGTGGAATCTTTGAGATAGAAAGACCTATCCATATATCTAATGTTGCTTACTACGATGAATCAAAAGGTGAAAAGGTAAAAATAGGAATAAGAATAAGAGAAGAAGGAAACAAAGTGATAAAAGAGAGATACAACAAAAAAACAGGTGAGACTATAGATATCATTTATGAGAAAGAAAAAAAGTAA
- the map gene encoding type I methionyl aminopeptidase → MIELKTKEEIEKLRYSNRIVAEILQFLKEETKPGMTGVDIDEIARRECERRGVKPAFLGLYGFPAAVCVSINEEIVHGVPKKNRVLKEGDIVSLDFGVVVDGWYGDAAISFVLGDKISDRKKRLLEGVEKALMAGIEKCVPGNNVKDIAAAIEGTLEAYRLAPICDYGGHGIGRKPHEEPHVSNCVANAEDVLLRPGMVLAIEPMATLGRRKNFYRKLKDGWTVVSKEKALAAHFEHSVAITENGPDILSKLD, encoded by the coding sequence ATGATAGAGCTCAAAACAAAGGAAGAGATTGAAAAATTAAGATACAGCAACAGAATAGTTGCTGAGATCTTACAGTTTTTAAAGGAAGAAACAAAACCTGGAATGACAGGTGTTGATATAGACGAGATAGCCCGTAGAGAATGTGAGAGAAGAGGTGTTAAACCTGCTTTTTTAGGGCTTTATGGATTTCCAGCTGCTGTCTGTGTTTCTATAAATGAGGAGATAGTTCACGGCGTTCCAAAAAAGAATAGGGTTTTAAAAGAAGGAGATATAGTAAGCCTTGATTTTGGTGTTGTTGTTGATGGCTGGTACGGAGATGCTGCCATATCTTTTGTCTTAGGTGACAAGATAAGCGACAGAAAGAAGAGGCTACTTGAAGGTGTTGAGAAAGCCTTAATGGCTGGAATAGAAAAATGTGTTCCTGGAAATAATGTAAAAGATATTGCGGCTGCTATAGAAGGCACGTTGGAGGCCTACCGTCTAGCCCCTATATGTGATTACGGGGGACATGGAATAGGGCGTAAGCCACACGAGGAACCTCATGTTTCAAACTGTGTGGCTAATGCTGAAGATGTTTTGCTGAGGCCAGGGATGGTTCTGGCTATAGAACCTATGGCAACACTTGGTAGAAGAAAGAACTTCTACCGTAAATTGAAGGATGGCTGGACTGTTGTTTCTAAGGAGAAGGCGCTTGCTGCCCATTTTGAGCATTCTGTAGCTATTACGGAAAATGGTCCAGACATACTTTCAAAATTAGATTGA
- the rpsS gene encoding 30S ribosomal protein S19: MGYKGKWNERFKNPYVNEKLLKKIRKMNETGERKIIKTWDRACTITEEMVGHTIAVYNGMKFIPVYIQPEMVGHKLGEFSLTRTFRGHPDKSAKAVKKK, from the coding sequence ATGGGATACAAAGGGAAGTGGAACGAAAGGTTTAAAAATCCTTACGTAAATGAGAAGCTTTTAAAGAAAATAAGAAAGATGAATGAAACAGGTGAAAGAAAGATTATAAAAACATGGGATAGAGCCTGCACAATAACGGAAGAGATGGTAGGACATACCATCGCTGTTTACAACGGTATGAAATTCATACCTGTTTATATCCAGCCTGAGATGGTTGGACATAAACTCGGTGAGTTTTCCCTCACAAGAACATTTAGAGGGCACCCTGACAAATCAGCAAAAGCAGTTAAGAAAAAATAA
- the rpsH gene encoding 30S ribosomal protein S8 — translation MITDPIADMLARIKNAQAARKSEVYIPHSKIKEKIAQILKKEGYIEDYTISEENKKGNQGTLIIKIKYLDNRNTKPAISGLRRVSKPGLRKYVGADEIPYVRKGLGIAILSTNKGILTDAEARKEKVGGEVLCYVW, via the coding sequence ATGATAACTGATCCAATAGCAGATATGCTTGCAAGGATAAAAAATGCACAGGCAGCAAGAAAAAGTGAGGTTTACATTCCACACTCAAAGATAAAGGAAAAGATAGCCCAGATACTTAAAAAAGAAGGATATATAGAGGATTACACAATATCTGAGGAAAATAAAAAAGGAAATCAGGGAACATTAATAATAAAAATCAAATATCTTGATAACAGAAATACAAAACCTGCAATATCAGGATTGAGAAGGGTATCAAAACCAGGTTTAAGAAAGTATGTTGGTGCTGATGAGATCCCTTACGTTAGAAAAGGACTTGGTATAGCTATCCTCTCTACAAATAAAGGTATCCTTACAGATGCAGAAGCAAGAAAAGAGAAAGTAGGTGGAGAAGTTCTCTGCTATGTATGGTAA
- the rpsE gene encoding 30S ribosomal protein S5 — protein MGVKNIERLIEERQKIEPINPAELTLEEKVVEIRRTTRVVEGGRRFSFSTLAVVGDRNGHVGFGHGKANEVPPSIAKAIADAKKHLIRVPLIEGTIPHDVIGKYESAVVLLKPARKGTGVVAGGPVRPVLELLGVTDILTKIIGRTTNPNNTVRAVFDALLQIRSPEQVAAIRGVDEEKIRKNYRIYASAPIVK, from the coding sequence ATGGGAGTAAAAAATATAGAAAGGCTTATTGAAGAGAGACAGAAGATAGAACCTATAAACCCTGCAGAACTTACACTTGAGGAAAAGGTTGTTGAGATCAGAAGGACTACACGTGTAGTTGAAGGTGGAAGAAGATTTTCATTCTCCACACTTGCTGTTGTTGGAGACAGGAACGGACATGTTGGATTTGGACACGGAAAAGCAAATGAGGTTCCACCTTCTATAGCTAAAGCTATAGCTGATGCAAAAAAACATCTTATAAGGGTTCCTCTTATAGAGGGAACAATACCACATGATGTTATAGGTAAGTATGAGTCAGCTGTTGTTCTTTTAAAACCGGCAAGGAAAGGTACTGGGGTTGTTGCTGGAGGACCTGTAAGACCTGTTCTTGAACTTCTTGGTGTTACAGACATTCTCACAAAGATAATAGGAAGAACAACAAACCCAAATAACACTGTAAGAGCTGTATTTGATGCACTCCTTCAGATAAGATCTCCTGAACAGGTTGCTGCTATAAGAGGTGTTGATGAGGAGAAGATAAGAAAGAACTACAGAATTTATGCTTCAGCTCCAATAGTAAAATAG
- the rplO gene encoding 50S ribosomal protein L15 has product MKLHQLKPSEGATHKKKRVGRGIGSGHGKTSGRGHKGQKSRRGYGELPAFFEGGQTPFIMRVPKRGFKNPNKKEYEIVNLKTLDRVFEANAEITPEVLKEKRLVHCTSAVKILGEGELTKPLNIKAHKFSKSAVEKIKAAGGNCEIIE; this is encoded by the coding sequence ATAAAACTGCACCAGTTAAAACCTTCTGAAGGGGCAACCCACAAGAAGAAAAGAGTTGGAAGGGGTATAGGATCAGGTCACGGAAAGACATCAGGAAGAGGACATAAAGGACAGAAGTCAAGAAGAGGTTATGGTGAGCTTCCAGCATTCTTTGAAGGTGGACAGACACCATTTATTATGAGAGTTCCTAAAAGAGGATTTAAGAATCCAAATAAAAAAGAGTATGAGATAGTAAATCTTAAAACACTTGACAGGGTTTTTGAGGCTAACGCTGAGATAACACCTGAAGTTCTCAAGGAAAAGAGACTTGTACACTGCACATCTGCTGTGAAGATACTCGGAGAAGGAGAGCTTACAAAACCTTTAAATATAAAAGCTCACAAATTCTCAAAATCTGCTGTAGAGAAGATAAAAGCTGCAGGTGGCAACTGTGAGATAATTGAATAA
- the rpsQ gene encoding 30S ribosomal protein S17: MSQEVKSRRKEFVGKVVSDKMDKTVVVAVERYVPHPLYGKRVKKTTKFYAHDEENRCKIGDIVRIRESRPLSKLKRWVVIEILPQK, encoded by the coding sequence ATGTCTCAGGAAGTAAAATCAAGAAGAAAAGAGTTTGTTGGAAAGGTTGTAAGCGATAAGATGGATAAAACCGTTGTTGTTGCTGTTGAGAGATACGTTCCACATCCACTTTACGGGAAAAGGGTTAAGAAAACTACAAAATTCTATGCCCATGATGAAGAGAACAGATGTAAGATAGGTGATATTGTAAGAATCAGAGAGTCAAGACCTTTATCTAAATTAAAAAGATGGGTTGTTATTGAAATACTGCCACAGAAGTAA
- the rpmD gene encoding 50S ribosomal protein L30 → MRIKVKLVRGLAGKRKDQIKAVRSLGLKKVNDERILEKNPMVLGNINKVKHLIQVEEVE, encoded by the coding sequence ATGAGAATAAAGGTTAAACTTGTAAGAGGACTCGCTGGAAAGAGAAAGGATCAGATAAAGGCTGTCAGATCACTTGGGCTTAAGAAGGTTAATGATGAGAGAATCTTAGAGAAAAATCCTATGGTTCTTGGAAATATAAATAAAGTTAAACACCTGATACAAGTGGAGGAAGTAGAGTAA
- the rplE gene encoding 50S ribosomal protein L5 has product MAVAERYIPRLRKKYEEEVAPKLMERFGYKSPMQIPRIKKIVVNMGVGEAVQDIKQLDRAVEDLTAITGQRPEIRRAKKSEAGFKLRKGLPVGARVTLRKERMWDFLDKLISVALPRVRDFRGLNPKSFDGRGNYAFGLSEQIIFPEIDYDKVDRIRGMDIIIETTAETDEEARWLLSLLGLPIRAQ; this is encoded by the coding sequence ATGGCTGTTGCAGAAAGATATATACCAAGACTTAGAAAGAAGTACGAAGAAGAGGTTGCACCGAAACTGATGGAGAGATTTGGATATAAATCACCTATGCAGATACCAAGGATAAAAAAGATTGTTGTTAATATGGGTGTAGGTGAGGCTGTTCAGGATATAAAACAGCTTGACAGGGCTGTTGAAGATCTCACAGCTATAACAGGACAGAGACCTGAGATAAGAAGGGCTAAAAAGTCTGAAGCTGGTTTTAAGCTCAGAAAAGGACTCCCTGTTGGTGCAAGGGTGACACTCAGAAAGGAAAGGATGTGGGACTTTCTTGATAAACTCATATCAGTTGCTCTTCCAAGGGTTAGGGATTTTAGAGGACTTAACCCTAAATCATTTGACGGAAGAGGAAACTATGCTTTTGGACTTTCAGAACAGATAATATTCCCTGAGATAGATTACGACAAGGTTGATAGAATCAGAGGTATGGATATTATCATAGAAACAACAGCAGAGACAGACGAAGAGGCAAGATGGTTACTTTCATTACTTGGATTACCTATAAGAGCTCAGTAA
- a CDS encoding adenylate kinase — protein sequence MAKTLIFLGPPGAGKGTQAQRLVEEKGFVQLSTGDILREAVKKGTELGKKAKEYMEAGKLVPDDLIIAIIEEKLKELEGKDIILDGFPRTIPQAEALDRMLPAVGRTLDKVILFDLSDEEILRRLTGRRVDPKTGKVYHIEFNPPPEGVEVIQREDDREEVIRKRLEVYHQQTAPLIEYYRNQNKLFVVDASKSPDEVYKEILSVI from the coding sequence ATGGCTAAAACATTAATATTTCTTGGACCTCCAGGAGCAGGAAAGGGAACACAGGCTCAGAGGCTTGTTGAGGAAAAAGGTTTTGTTCAACTCTCAACAGGTGATATCTTAAGAGAAGCTGTTAAAAAAGGGACTGAGCTTGGTAAAAAGGCAAAGGAGTATATGGAAGCAGGGAAGCTCGTTCCAGACGATCTTATAATAGCGATAATTGAGGAAAAACTTAAAGAGCTTGAAGGGAAGGATATCATACTGGATGGATTTCCAAGAACTATACCTCAGGCTGAAGCACTTGATAGGATGCTTCCTGCTGTAGGTAGAACACTTGATAAGGTTATACTTTTTGATCTTTCAGATGAGGAAATATTGAGAAGGCTTACAGGAAGAAGAGTAGATCCAAAAACAGGTAAGGTCTACCATATAGAATTTAACCCACCACCTGAAGGTGTAGAGGTTATACAGCGTGAGGATGATAGAGAGGAAGTAATAAGAAAAAGACTTGAAGTTTACCACCAGCAGACAGCTCCTCTTATTGAATATTACAGAAATCAGAATAAATTATTCGTCGTTGACGCTTCAAAATCTCCGGATGAAGTTTACAAAGAAATACTATCTGTGATATAA
- the rpmC gene encoding 50S ribosomal protein L29: protein MKAEELRKLTDDELKDKLTELKKKLMNLRFQNAVGGLEKPSEIKATKRDIARILTILRERELSKAGGE, encoded by the coding sequence ATGAAAGCAGAAGAACTTAGAAAGTTAACAGATGATGAGCTAAAGGATAAGCTTACAGAGCTAAAGAAAAAACTTATGAATCTAAGATTCCAGAATGCCGTTGGCGGACTTGAGAAGCCAAGTGAGATAAAGGCAACAAAAAGGGATATAGCAAGAATATTAACTATCCTTAGAGAAAGAGAACTGTCAAAGGCTGGAGGTGAGTAA
- the infA gene encoding translation initiation factor IF-1 → MGKKKKKEQKEKGIVVEGTVEEALPNAMFKVKLDTGHEVLAHVSGKMRMHFIRILPGDRVKVELSPYDLTRGRIIFRM, encoded by the coding sequence ATGGGAAAGAAGAAGAAAAAGGAACAGAAGGAAAAGGGAATTGTAGTTGAAGGGACAGTTGAAGAGGCACTCCCTAATGCTATGTTCAAGGTGAAGCTTGATACTGGACATGAGGTTCTTGCCCATGTTTCAGGTAAGATGAGGATGCACTTTATCAGGATACTTCCTGGAGACAGGGTTAAGGTGGAGCTCTCACCTTATGATTTAACAAGAGGTAGAATAATCTTTAGAATGTGA